One genomic region from Homalodisca vitripennis isolate AUS2020 chromosome 6, UT_GWSS_2.1, whole genome shotgun sequence encodes:
- the LOC124365476 gene encoding uncharacterized protein LOC124365476: protein MNFSVNVWNLVSALNMTAYHLRKDEVEYELQIRGVDHKGSAGELRKRLAQCFSTNIGVDKSIINQLDTEEELEKCEEKYGDLGSLVDEYDGNGKDREFQRLHDRLYHLYIRIERIPIAASANDGMERRKTDLLTKSKNLLQSLQGYKKTSEEEQSTKIGPNVDWSNGELPKKIVSENPYTFCEADVVSSKPCISVAQMPTTASVSAGHTQNVESSLVNRRYFGTKAIPVYKWGLKFDIESGQSVGAFLERVEELRGARGLTHQELFDSAVDLFTGTALIWYRSAVGRVSSWEQLCKELKLVFQSPDYDDMLGQEIRNRVQGPEESIDLFLAAVEGLYGRLSVKVSESERLQQVLKNLNPYLQEKLCMFDIKDMESLRELGRKAELGRLRSLTHHPPQRYPRVLEPDLAWGTPPNRRKTSHLATITSNTSRPSDSSLRCWNCSSLGHRFSQCTRARKVFCYGCGTPGLKKANCSTCQSKNSKIRECTK from the coding sequence atgaatttttctgtTAATGTTTGGAACTTGGTGTCTGCACTCAACATGACGGCCTATCACTTAAGAAAGGATGAAGTAGAGTATGAGCTCCAGATTAGGGGAGTTGATCATAAGGGCAGTGCTGGAGAATTGAGGAAGCGGCTTGCTCAGTGCTTTTCAACAAATATAggtgttgataaaagtattattaaccAATTAGATACAGAGGAGGAACTTGAGAAGTGCGAAGAAAAGTATGGAGATCTAGGTTCTTTGGTGGACGAGTATGATGGTAATGGCAAGGATCGAGAATTCCAGAGACTTCATGATAGGCTATATCATTTATACATTAGGATTGAGAGAATACCGATTGCAGCGTCTGCCAATGATGGCATGGAGCGGCGTAAAACCGATTTGTTGACCAAGTCTAAGAACCTTTTGCAGTCACTCCAGGGATATAAGAAGACATCGGAGGAAGAGCAGAGTACAAAGATAGGGCCGAATGTGGACTGGAGTAACGGAGAGCTGCCGAAGAAAATCGTGTCGGAGAATCCCTATACCTTTTGCGAGGCTGATGTTGTTTCTTCAAAACCTTGTATCAGCGTAGCTCAGATGCCTACAACAGCTTCTGTGTCGGCGGGTCACACTCAGAATGTTGAATCTTCCTTAGTCAACAGGAGGTATTTTGGGACAAAAGCAATTCCTGTATATAAATGGGGTCTGAAATTTGACATTGAGTCTGGACAAAGTGTGGGAGCATTCTTGGAGAGAGTTGAGGAGTTAAGGGGCGCAAGAGGTCTCACTCACCAGGAACTGTTTGACTCTGCCGTTGATTTGTTCACGGGGACTGCATTGATCTGGTATCGATCGGCTGTTGGACGCGTTTCTTCGTGGGAACAGCTTTGTAAGGAACTGAAGTTGGTATTCCAAAGTCCAGACTACGATGACATGCTGGGACAAGAAATAAGAAATCGTGTCCAGGGACCCGAGGAGTCTATAGATTTGTTCTTGGCCGCTGTTGAAGGATTGTATGGGAGGCTATCAGTTAAAGTATCTGAAAGTGAACGGTTGCAGCAAGTGTTGAAGAACCTAAACCCTTACTTACAGGAGAAGCTCTGCATGTTCGATATTAAGGATATGGAAAGTCTGAGAGAACTAGGCAGGAAGGCTGAGTTAGGTCGTTTAAGATCATTGACGCATCACCCTCCTCAGCGTTATCCACGAGTTCTAGAACCTGATTTGGCTTGGGGAACACCACCTAATAGGCGGAAGACATCTCACCTCGCGACCATTACCTCAAATACTTCGAGACCATCTGATTCATCATTGAGGTGTTGGAATTGCTCTAGCCTAGGGCATCGGTTCTCGCAATGTACTAGGGCACGCAAAGTATTTTGTTATGGCTGTGGAACTCCTGGCTTGAAAAAAGCTAATTGTTCAACTTGCCAGTCAAAAAACTCAAAGATCAGGGAGTGCACCAAGTAA